From one Leptospira kanakyensis genomic stretch:
- a CDS encoding sensor histidine kinase: MNVLLERLSIRKLLNLGVTEQLGLESSVRVQLSNLIAFLGIFSNVQYSLFFTIAEAPYYQVMNFVHTIVVFVFFMVLYFNLKGRYALSRFILVFIISVPLLCVSTFSFGTSGGFYYYFLVFAIIPFVLFSYDDKWWILFLFLVNTSFYVWFEFFGDPGVFKEGTLLYRKDIQDLFRVNSVVSCLSFVALFMFYFLRNINRIQKEMIRINDHKDRIFSILAHDLKGPMGTMSNYLGYLTGSLPEREELVLGLKELKKSINQSYLVLESLLDWVQNETKKTQCNPKNVSLSVLLKNTMDILNIQATNKEIRWETKVPTDDSIYCDERMTSTVLRNILSNAIKYSHPKGKVAVEAKSVSSFMEIQILDQGIGMTNDLLEKIIEGKRFTSGFGTVGEKGTGLGLLVCMELLKEQGGNLRVVSRPEEGTKIIIQLPLTR, from the coding sequence ATGAATGTTTTGCTGGAAAGGTTAAGCATCCGAAAGTTATTAAATTTAGGAGTTACGGAACAATTGGGATTAGAGTCCTCTGTTCGTGTTCAACTTTCTAATTTAATCGCTTTTTTGGGAATTTTTTCGAACGTTCAATATTCCTTATTTTTCACTATCGCCGAAGCTCCTTATTATCAGGTTATGAATTTTGTTCATACCATTGTTGTTTTTGTTTTTTTTATGGTTTTGTATTTCAATCTAAAGGGCAGGTATGCTCTTTCAAGATTCATTTTAGTCTTCATCATTTCTGTACCGTTATTATGTGTTTCAACGTTTAGTTTTGGAACTTCAGGCGGATTTTATTATTACTTTCTTGTGTTTGCTATCATTCCCTTTGTTCTTTTTTCTTATGACGACAAGTGGTGGATTCTCTTTTTATTTCTGGTGAATACTTCATTTTATGTTTGGTTCGAGTTTTTTGGCGATCCTGGTGTGTTTAAAGAAGGGACTCTTTTATATCGAAAAGATATTCAAGATTTGTTTCGGGTGAATTCTGTTGTTTCCTGTCTGTCTTTTGTTGCCTTGTTTATGTTTTATTTTTTAAGAAATATCAATCGGATTCAAAAGGAAATGATCCGAATCAATGATCATAAAGATCGTATATTTTCTATCCTTGCTCATGATTTAAAAGGCCCAATGGGAACGATGAGTAATTATTTGGGTTATTTGACTGGTTCCTTACCCGAAAGGGAGGAGTTGGTTTTAGGATTAAAGGAACTTAAAAAAAGTATAAACCAATCTTATTTAGTATTAGAAAGTTTACTTGATTGGGTTCAAAACGAAACAAAGAAAACACAGTGTAATCCTAAGAACGTAAGTTTATCCGTCCTTTTAAAAAATACAATGGATATATTGAACATCCAAGCCACAAATAAAGAAATTCGTTGGGAAACAAAAGTTCCTACCGATGATTCGATTTATTGTGATGAAAGGATGACATCAACGGTGCTGCGTAATATACTATCGAATGCGATAAAATATTCGCATCCTAAAGGAAAGGTAGCCGTTGAAGCAAAATCGGTATCGTCATTTATGGAAATTCAAATATTAGACCAAGGAATAGGAATGACCAACGATCTTTTGGAAAAAATAATCGAAGGAAAACGGTTTACTTCTGGGTTTGGAACTGTTGGTGAAAAAGGAACAGGTCTTGGGCTTTTAGTTTGTATGGAATTATTAAAAGAACAAGGTGGCAATCTTCGTGTAGTCAGTCGCCCTGAAGAAGGAACAAAAATTATCATCCAACTACCTCTAACCCGTTAA
- a CDS encoding PP2C family protein-serine/threonine phosphatase: protein MKLVFSFVFLSTVSLSAEVLSLESGWTFQAEGEMNPKPVSVGVPLVNQGYKVPLRGKYRLEILVPTLPESSLAVYMDRIHSADQTFWNGKSIGSTGSFSPDYYPYWHKVRYYEIPISFVTEGKNELTVAIECRETQFRCGIFRSIPIFGSQDQIKDKMVYEDVNQILILALFFGIFLQQAIGYALNRSSKSGLYLAGTAVFFVGWRLPVLNKIHFLLIEPEILVRLLFFSQFIFPVFIMLFVHSLFDRRITKLAAITFFLDTVLALFQLFSMDPDSRFYLVYIWYLLLGIKVPILLQLLIKNYKKSAEAIVVSLGALVATFFGIADVITDVLTGKNAYLTQYGILTFLFAGVFAIALQSARTRRELKNLNESLEMLVTLRTQELHKQYKLLHDDLVMAAGLQSKLIPPMEFKHNTLSVASVFMPMEKIGGDYFDYFIHKDGSISFLLCDVLGHGIAAALIASMLKVNFLEIAPKEKDPALFLSELNLKMLPVVEKNYITAVVSHFDLEKSILKYSVMGHPSPYSMNAISNSLTPLEGRGPIMGWKKDVLVETFTKDLKPGDRFFFYTDGITESQNKNRELYGELRLKEQLAAGLNLPPKDLNEKIKKDIRNFAFRLSDDVTYFTIDIK from the coding sequence ATGAAACTCGTTTTTTCATTCGTGTTTCTTTCTACTGTATCACTCAGTGCAGAGGTTCTATCATTAGAATCGGGTTGGACATTTCAGGCCGAGGGAGAAATGAATCCTAAACCGGTGTCAGTCGGTGTTCCTTTGGTCAACCAAGGATACAAAGTCCCTTTACGTGGTAAGTATCGATTGGAAATTTTAGTCCCTACTTTACCGGAGTCCTCGCTTGCCGTCTATATGGATCGTATTCATTCCGCTGATCAAACATTCTGGAATGGAAAATCCATTGGTTCCACTGGGAGTTTTTCACCAGACTATTATCCTTATTGGCACAAAGTTCGATATTATGAGATTCCAATCTCTTTTGTGACAGAAGGAAAAAATGAACTGACTGTTGCTATTGAATGTCGTGAAACACAGTTTAGGTGCGGTATATTTCGTTCCATTCCTATTTTTGGATCACAAGACCAAATCAAAGACAAAATGGTTTATGAAGATGTAAATCAAATCCTAATACTTGCTTTGTTTTTTGGGATTTTTTTACAACAAGCAATTGGATATGCATTGAATCGTTCTTCCAAATCGGGATTGTATCTTGCGGGAACGGCTGTATTTTTTGTGGGTTGGCGATTGCCTGTTCTCAATAAAATTCACTTTCTTTTGATTGAACCGGAAATCCTTGTTCGTTTATTGTTTTTTAGTCAATTTATCTTTCCTGTTTTTATTATGTTGTTTGTCCATAGCCTCTTTGATCGTCGTATTACTAAACTTGCGGCGATCACTTTCTTTTTGGATACCGTGCTTGCGTTGTTTCAATTATTCTCTATGGATCCAGATAGTCGTTTTTATCTGGTTTACATTTGGTATCTTTTGCTTGGAATAAAGGTTCCCATTCTCCTCCAGTTACTAATTAAAAATTATAAAAAAAGTGCAGAGGCAATTGTTGTTTCTTTAGGTGCACTTGTGGCAACATTTTTTGGAATTGCGGATGTCATTACCGATGTATTAACAGGAAAAAATGCCTATTTAACTCAATATGGAATTTTGACTTTTTTGTTTGCAGGAGTGTTTGCCATTGCCTTACAAAGTGCAAGAACAAGAAGGGAACTTAAAAACCTAAATGAATCTCTAGAAATGTTGGTCACCCTTCGCACACAAGAGTTACATAAACAGTATAAACTTTTACATGATGATTTGGTGATGGCAGCAGGTTTACAATCCAAACTCATTCCTCCGATGGAATTCAAACATAATACCCTTAGTGTTGCCTCCGTTTTTATGCCTATGGAAAAAATTGGTGGAGATTATTTTGATTATTTTATCCATAAAGATGGTTCCATTAGTTTTTTGTTATGTGATGTTTTAGGGCATGGGATTGCCGCTGCTTTAATTGCGAGTATGTTAAAGGTAAACTTTTTAGAAATTGCACCTAAAGAAAAAGACCCTGCGCTTTTTTTGTCAGAGTTAAATCTAAAGATGTTACCAGTCGTTGAAAAAAATTATATCACAGCCGTTGTTAGTCATTTTGATTTAGAAAAATCCATATTAAAATATTCGGTGATGGGCCATCCCAGCCCATATTCGATGAATGCCATTTCGAACTCTTTAACACCTCTCGAGGGGCGTGGGCCAATCATGGGTTGGAAGAAGGATGTTCTTGTGGAAACATTCACAAAGGATTTGAAACCCGGGGATCGTTTTTTCTTTTATACGGATGGGATTACCGAGAGCCAAAATAAAAATAGGGAATTGTACGGAGAATTAAGACTAAAGGAACAGTTGGCTGCGGGTCTAAACCTTCCTCCCAAAGACCTCAACGAAAAAATCAAAAAGGACATTCGAAATTTCGCATTTCGTTTGTCAGATGACGTAACTTACTTTACGATCGATATCAAATGA
- the perRA gene encoding peroxide-responsive transcriptional repressor PerRA, which translates to MDLSYQKTKELLESHGIRPTSQRLEMAHLLLERHQHLFAEEVFHLVNSHFPHASRATIFNNLKLFAEKGMLGTLELKNGVTHFDSNIDPHHHALNEETGEITDVEMDEELESKVLAELRDSYFKKTGKKLDNVKLVITLRGK; encoded by the coding sequence ATGGACTTAAGTTACCAAAAAACCAAGGAACTCCTAGAATCCCATGGGATTCGACCGACTTCGCAAAGATTGGAGATGGCACACCTACTCTTGGAACGCCACCAACACCTTTTTGCGGAAGAAGTCTTTCATTTGGTGAATTCACATTTTCCCCATGCATCGCGGGCGACGATTTTTAATAACCTCAAACTCTTTGCTGAAAAGGGAATGCTCGGGACATTAGAATTGAAAAATGGTGTGACTCATTTTGATTCCAACATTGATCCTCACCATCATGCTTTGAATGAAGAGACCGGAGAAATCACAGATGTTGAAATGGATGAAGAACTAGAATCAAAAGTTCTCGCTGAACTGAGAGATAGTTATTTCAAAAAAACCGGAAAAAAATTAGATAACGTAAAACTTGTCATCACACTTAGAGGAAAATAA
- a CDS encoding catalase yields MSKNQLTTAGGQPVSSNQHSVTAGKRGPVLIQDTHLIEKLAHFNRERIPERVVHAKGAGAYGVFRLTKDLSDYTIAKVFQKVGKETPLFLRFSTVAGEKGSADTERDPRGFAVKFYTEDGIWDVVGNNTPVFFERDPLKFPDFIHSQKRDPITGYKNPVRMWDYWSQAPEAMHQITILFSDRGIPDGYRFMNGYGSHTFSFWNQKSERFWVKFHFKSKQGIKNLTPEKAGELAGSDPDYATRDLFESIHKKDFPKWRVCVQIMPEKDADNYKVNPFDLTKIWSHKDYPLIEVGELELNRNPKNYFFEVEQAAFSPSNLVPGIGVSPDKMLQGRLFAYPDAQRYRLGGNYQLIPVNRSLSPTKNYQMDGYRSEENPSYDNYEPNGFSGPIEDEQLAEPPLRISGDADRYNSHKENDDFSQAGDLYRMLKPEEKERLTSVIAGTMKGIPKDLVKKNVEHFTKCDPEYGKKIAEKAGL; encoded by the coding sequence ATGAGCAAAAATCAACTAACAACAGCAGGCGGACAACCTGTTTCTAGTAACCAACACAGCGTAACCGCAGGAAAAAGAGGACCTGTTCTCATCCAGGATACCCATTTGATAGAAAAACTAGCTCATTTCAATCGAGAAAGAATTCCGGAAAGAGTGGTTCACGCTAAAGGTGCGGGTGCTTATGGAGTTTTTCGTCTAACAAAAGATTTATCAGATTACACCATTGCAAAAGTTTTTCAAAAAGTAGGAAAAGAAACACCTCTATTTCTTCGGTTTTCTACTGTTGCAGGTGAAAAAGGTTCGGCTGATACTGAACGTGACCCAAGGGGATTTGCTGTGAAGTTTTATACCGAAGACGGGATTTGGGATGTTGTTGGTAATAACACCCCTGTCTTTTTTGAAAGAGATCCGTTGAAGTTTCCTGACTTCATACACTCACAAAAAAGAGATCCTATCACTGGCTATAAAAATCCGGTTAGAATGTGGGACTATTGGTCACAGGCACCAGAGGCTATGCACCAAATTACAATTTTATTCAGTGACCGAGGGATTCCAGATGGGTATCGGTTTATGAATGGGTACGGCTCACATACTTTTAGTTTTTGGAATCAAAAGTCCGAAAGATTTTGGGTTAAGTTTCATTTCAAATCCAAACAGGGAATTAAAAATTTAACTCCTGAAAAGGCAGGAGAACTAGCAGGATCAGATCCAGATTATGCAACAAGAGATTTGTTTGAATCCATTCATAAAAAAGATTTTCCGAAATGGAGAGTATGTGTTCAAATTATGCCAGAAAAGGATGCGGACAATTACAAAGTAAATCCTTTTGATTTAACAAAGATTTGGTCACATAAAGATTATCCTTTGATTGAAGTAGGTGAACTCGAATTGAATCGAAATCCAAAAAATTACTTTTTTGAAGTGGAACAAGCAGCTTTTAGTCCAAGTAATTTGGTTCCTGGGATTGGAGTTTCTCCTGATAAAATGTTGCAAGGTAGGTTATTTGCTTATCCTGATGCACAAAGATATAGATTGGGTGGAAATTACCAACTAATTCCTGTAAATCGATCTTTGAGTCCAACAAAAAATTATCAAATGGATGGATATCGTTCAGAGGAAAATCCTTCGTATGATAACTATGAACCAAATGGTTTTTCTGGGCCAATAGAAGACGAGCAGTTAGCGGAACCCCCACTTCGAATTTCTGGTGATGCCGATCGTTACAATAGCCATAAAGAAAATGATGATTTTTCCCAAGCGGGTGATTTGTATCGAATGTTGAAACCAGAGGAAAAGGAAAGGCTTACCTCCGTAATTGCTGGAACCATGAAAGGGATTCCCAAGGATTTGGTGAAAAAGAACGTGGAACACTTTACCAAATGTGATCCTGAATACGGAAAAAAAATCGCAGAAAAAGCCGGACTTTAG
- a CDS encoding DoxX family protein, translating to MKKFLVYSLGAFYITAGINHFFSPEFYLEMMPDYLPFHELLNVTSGLAEITLGSLVLYERMRKITCYGIILLLLAIYPANINMLLTALEGKDYGFPIWALYARLPVQFLFIYWAWIVRDYKFSEEPA from the coding sequence ATGAAAAAATTTCTCGTGTATTCTTTAGGTGCGTTCTATATTACAGCGGGAATCAATCACTTTTTTTCCCCTGAATTCTATTTGGAAATGATGCCAGACTACCTTCCTTTCCACGAACTTTTGAATGTAACCAGTGGCCTTGCAGAAATTACCCTTGGTTCCCTGGTTCTTTATGAAAGGATGCGCAAGATCACCTGTTATGGAATCATCCTTTTGTTACTCGCCATTTATCCTGCTAACATCAATATGTTGTTAACAGCTTTAGAAGGTAAGGATTATGGATTTCCAATCTGGGCTTTGTATGCACGACTCCCGGTTCAGTTTTTATTTATTTATTGGGCTTGGATTGTTCGGGATTATAAATTCTCAGAAGAGCCAGCTTAA
- a CDS encoding winged helix-turn-helix transcriptional regulator — protein MTKEPKRKLPESTKKNGQWTFLSNHAHVLICLSKDPEMRLKDVAQLVGITERAVQTIVKDLADAEILEKSKDGRRNQYLIQTEQKLRHPLESNHSILELLSLGK, from the coding sequence ATGACAAAAGAGCCAAAAAGAAAACTTCCAGAATCTACAAAAAAAAACGGACAGTGGACTTTTCTTTCCAACCATGCTCATGTTTTAATTTGTTTGAGTAAAGACCCTGAAATGCGCCTAAAAGATGTGGCGCAACTTGTGGGTATCACGGAAAGGGCAGTGCAAACCATCGTCAAAGATTTGGCAGATGCTGAAATTTTAGAGAAGAGTAAGGATGGACGTAGAAATCAATATCTCATCCAAACGGAACAAAAGTTACGCCATCCGTTAGAATCCAACCATTCCATTTTGGAACTTTTAAGTTTAGGCAAGTAA
- a CDS encoding ankyrin repeat domain-containing protein, which produces MQKESHWQETESLAWQEFQSTIRGLDPEKETAFRFARMGDFKGFSKETPLPEALDWRDEKGNSLLMLASYHGHESLVSHLLGWGGNPNENDRSGNSILMGAAFKGHLAVVSVLLHFGADPNYKNPQGFTALDYATMFGRGKVMAILESKISYTSKSKKQRWQLWVQYVSEIFRNHFF; this is translated from the coding sequence ATGCAAAAGGAAAGTCACTGGCAAGAAACTGAGTCTTTAGCCTGGCAGGAATTTCAATCAACGATTCGTGGGTTAGATCCGGAAAAGGAAACTGCCTTTCGTTTTGCACGGATGGGCGATTTCAAGGGATTTTCCAAAGAAACGCCATTACCGGAAGCCTTGGATTGGAGGGACGAGAAGGGAAATTCCCTTTTGATGTTAGCCTCTTACCATGGTCACGAGAGCCTAGTCTCTCATTTGCTTGGATGGGGTGGTAACCCCAATGAAAACGATCGGTCCGGAAATTCCATTCTTATGGGAGCTGCCTTTAAAGGACACCTAGCGGTTGTTTCCGTACTCTTGCACTTTGGTGCAGATCCTAATTATAAAAATCCTCAAGGTTTCACTGCTCTCGATTATGCCACAATGTTTGGTCGAGGAAAGGTAATGGCGATTTTGGAATCAAAGATAAGTTACACTTCTAAAAGCAAAAAACAACGATGGCAACTTTGGGTTCAGTATGTCTCGGAAATCTTCAGAAATCATTTTTTTTAA
- a CDS encoding NAD(P)-binding domain-containing protein — protein sequence MWPAAYFQWLTKSAPTGVVEIYPEVSDSYETNLSNVFIIGDLTGVPLLKLAAESGVNVWKHIRENKTEALDVVIIGSGPAGLSCAYEANRLKKKYVVLEANLPFQTIQSYPKQKPIFAEPKETISKSKIIIQDSNKEDLLEYLNQLLKKEPIELQVGKRVSSIESNGSHYIVKTESGDIYSTHSVVIAIGKSGDPKRLGVKGESSPNVFYRFFDPYDSKDKSVVIVGGGDSALEAAILCSDYANEVTLIHRGKDLQRPKEKNRILLEKKIGEGKIKLLLESEVTEITEQNVFVRSPGSSNKRKADLVYILIGNLAPISFLKKIGIKIQNEKSILDWIGFFTLLSFAGLAYLGKASFYGPGWFSPVATGFAGLTILGLVSFIFLKWKRGVKNFQPWILIRNTYLLGVFFYFLFVYLSSTYFGYLLFGKYPSFHYTMLYSLTILVFGIRRIKVRKTDYILYQTLSLIFVQIFFLFLLPELILPTLGDLGYLGSPDGFLRREIFPNDAYWKAYGFILAWPLSMGVLYDGGITNFWLGYGLFFTFGIIPFLVYRYGKGAYCGWICSCGGLAETLGDEHRQKMPHGKWAYRLEHSGQYILFIAFLLTALKLLGVYGKTFIPELEMGESIADSIKWIYDLVVDIGLAGVVGVGFYFLFSGRIWCRMFCPLASLMHIYAKFSRFRIFSEKKKCISCNICTKNCHQGIDVMGYASRGIPMDSVQCVRCSACVSLCPTDVLEFGEIVSSGIRYDSIQAKLRK from the coding sequence ATGTGGCCTGCAGCTTATTTTCAATGGTTAACCAAATCTGCTCCAACGGGTGTTGTGGAAATATATCCCGAAGTTTCAGATTCTTATGAAACAAACCTTTCGAATGTATTTATCATTGGAGATCTAACTGGTGTTCCTTTACTTAAACTCGCTGCCGAAAGTGGGGTGAATGTTTGGAAACACATTCGAGAAAATAAAACAGAGGCTTTGGATGTTGTGATCATTGGTTCAGGTCCTGCAGGTTTGTCTTGTGCATACGAAGCAAATCGATTGAAAAAAAAATATGTGGTTCTGGAAGCAAACCTTCCTTTCCAAACTATCCAAAGTTATCCAAAACAAAAACCTATCTTTGCAGAACCCAAAGAAACAATTTCCAAATCAAAAATTATAATTCAAGATTCTAATAAAGAGGATTTGTTAGAATATCTAAATCAACTATTAAAAAAAGAACCTATTGAATTACAAGTAGGGAAACGAGTTTCTTCTATTGAATCAAATGGTTCACACTACATTGTCAAAACGGAATCTGGTGATATTTATTCTACACATTCAGTGGTGATTGCGATTGGAAAATCGGGAGATCCGAAACGATTGGGTGTTAAGGGTGAGTCGAGTCCCAATGTTTTTTATCGTTTTTTTGATCCTTATGATTCAAAAGACAAATCCGTAGTTATCGTGGGAGGGGGGGATAGTGCTTTGGAGGCGGCCATTCTTTGTTCCGATTATGCAAATGAAGTCACTCTAATCCATCGCGGAAAAGATCTTCAAAGACCCAAAGAAAAAAACAGAATTCTTTTAGAGAAAAAAATTGGAGAGGGAAAAATAAAACTCTTATTGGAGTCTGAAGTTACTGAGATTACAGAACAAAATGTATTTGTGCGTTCTCCTGGTTCATCTAACAAACGTAAAGCTGATTTGGTTTATATTCTGATTGGAAATTTAGCCCCAATATCCTTTCTTAAAAAAATTGGAATTAAAATTCAGAATGAAAAATCGATTTTAGATTGGATTGGTTTTTTCACTCTCCTTTCCTTTGCCGGTCTTGCTTATTTAGGAAAGGCATCATTTTATGGGCCGGGTTGGTTTTCTCCTGTTGCTACAGGATTTGCTGGTTTGACAATTCTCGGATTGGTTTCTTTTATATTTTTAAAGTGGAAAAGGGGCGTAAAAAATTTTCAACCATGGATATTGATTCGTAATACCTATCTTTTGGGAGTTTTCTTTTATTTTCTTTTCGTTTATTTATCTTCTACATATTTCGGTTATCTCTTATTTGGTAAATATCCTTCCTTCCATTACACCATGTTGTATTCTCTCACCATTTTGGTTTTTGGAATTCGAAGGATTAAAGTTCGAAAAACTGATTATATACTTTATCAAACACTCAGTTTAATTTTTGTCCAAATATTCTTTTTGTTCCTTTTGCCTGAACTTATTTTACCAACATTGGGTGATTTAGGATACCTAGGGAGTCCCGATGGTTTTCTTCGTCGAGAAATTTTTCCAAACGATGCCTACTGGAAGGCTTATGGGTTTATTTTGGCATGGCCTCTTAGTATGGGTGTGTTGTATGACGGTGGAATCACCAACTTCTGGTTAGGTTACGGATTGTTCTTTACTTTTGGTATCATCCCTTTTTTGGTATACCGTTATGGAAAAGGTGCTTATTGCGGTTGGATTTGTTCTTGCGGTGGTCTTGCCGAAACTTTGGGAGATGAACACAGACAAAAAATGCCACATGGGAAATGGGCTTACCGTTTGGAACATTCGGGCCAATACATTCTTTTTATAGCTTTTTTACTGACTGCATTAAAACTCTTGGGTGTTTATGGAAAAACATTCATTCCGGAACTTGAGATGGGTGAATCAATAGCTGATTCCATCAAATGGATTTATGATCTAGTCGTTGACATTGGGCTTGCTGGTGTTGTGGGTGTTGGTTTTTATTTTTTATTTTCTGGAAGAATTTGGTGTCGGATGTTTTGTCCATTGGCATCGCTCATGCATATCTACGCAAAGTTTAGTAGATTCAGAATTTTTTCTGAGAAAAAAAAGTGTATTTCTTGTAATATTTGTACTAAAAATTGCCATCAAGGGATTGATGTTATGGGTTATGCGAGCCGAGGAATTCCTATGGATAGCGTACAATGTGTACGTTGTTCTGCTTGTGTTTCTTTATGTCCAACAGATGTTTTGGAATTTGGGGAAATTGTATCTTCAGGCATTCGTTATGATTCCATTCAAGCTAAGTTACGGAAATAG
- a CDS encoding glycerate kinase type-2 family protein codes for MNLREDIESLYWEGVYAATPKYLSGPFWKAHPDLTNLFSNPQKKNYVFAIGKAAYSMALSFLDFFPVDAGFILTKYNHLPEKIKSKERLGVLKCRESSHPIPDENSEKYSREVLSELMDLGEDHQLIVLLSGGGSSLFEIPESGYTLENIIQLNQTLLKDGLPIQEINRRRKEFSAVKGGKLLGKLNPLLKVYTFVISDVLDDDPNVIASAPTYPGSEYYLMGNLSHSLTAIQKKAMDLGYEVKTVSSSWDKSSEETAEQVFSELSLAQTNPNKQAILFGGELVCTVNGDGLGGRNQETALRVALLTDSFETERDWLVLSGGTDGTDGPTDAAGGIIGPESLGVMKKKGWDPETELIRSNSYPILKDSNALLLTGATGTNVNDIIILLLAERNS; via the coding sequence GTGAATCTAAGGGAAGATATAGAATCCTTATATTGGGAAGGTGTTTATGCGGCCACTCCCAAATATCTTTCCGGTCCGTTTTGGAAAGCACATCCTGATTTAACGAATCTATTTTCGAATCCGCAAAAAAAGAATTATGTTTTTGCCATAGGCAAAGCGGCTTATTCGATGGCTTTGTCTTTTTTGGATTTTTTTCCTGTGGATGCAGGGTTCATTCTTACGAAATACAATCATCTTCCCGAAAAAATCAAATCCAAAGAAAGGTTAGGTGTTTTGAAGTGTAGAGAATCCTCTCATCCTATTCCAGATGAAAATTCAGAAAAATATTCCCGCGAAGTTTTATCAGAACTAATGGATCTAGGTGAAGACCATCAATTGATTGTTTTGTTATCAGGAGGAGGTTCTAGTTTATTTGAGATCCCGGAATCCGGATATACATTGGAAAACATCATCCAATTGAATCAAACTTTATTAAAAGATGGGCTTCCCATCCAAGAAATCAATCGAAGGAGAAAAGAATTCTCAGCCGTGAAGGGTGGTAAGTTACTTGGAAAACTGAATCCCCTTTTAAAAGTCTATACTTTTGTAATATCTGATGTGTTAGATGATGATCCTAATGTGATTGCATCGGCACCAACTTATCCAGGAAGTGAATACTATCTTATGGGAAATTTATCTCATTCACTCACTGCGATTCAAAAAAAGGCGATGGATTTAGGTTATGAAGTAAAAACAGTTTCGAGCTCTTGGGATAAGTCGAGTGAAGAAACAGCTGAACAAGTTTTTTCAGAATTGAGTTTGGCCCAAACGAATCCAAACAAACAGGCCATATTATTTGGTGGAGAATTGGTTTGTACTGTGAATGGAGATGGGCTTGGAGGACGTAACCAAGAGACTGCGTTACGAGTGGCGCTTCTTACGGATTCTTTTGAAACTGAACGAGATTGGTTGGTTTTGTCCGGCGGTACAGACGGAACCGATGGACCAACTGACGCAGCAGGCGGAATCATTGGGCCGGAAAGTTTAGGTGTGATGAAAAAAAAAGGATGGGATCCAGAAACAGAACTAATTCGATCAAACTCCTATCCAATCCTCAAAGATTCAAATGCACTTCTTTTGACTGGTGCCACTGGAACCAATGTAAATGATATCATTATTCTTTTGTTAGCTGAAAGGAATTCCTAG
- a CDS encoding ketopantoate reductase family protein: MQNKIPTIAFSGIGSVTVTIIHALYQNKIPFKILCRNPDRFQSLSKTPIRFQGPNGKITSIDLNNHLTLAHTETEKFDYILIGCKNQNLKEYLEETKSFLSPKGKWILIQNGIPESNFKSYQNQIIGGVVGWNTQTLIDGLYYQSNVGSLILGEMSNETPNPIWNQILPPHLPVILTDKLMGYRWHKLAINAIINGLAASKRQSLGELFLNYQSRKEALETLTEIKQVIQKLDIKEEVVPGSFPIQKLGGGNGALPTWIRHLILIILGLKYFRIRTSMVQDLDNGRKTEIDYINGEVVKTAREIGLSVPKNEWIVSRVKEQSNKTN; encoded by the coding sequence ATGCAAAACAAAATTCCGACCATTGCCTTTAGTGGAATCGGTTCCGTAACAGTAACCATCATCCATGCACTCTATCAAAACAAAATTCCTTTCAAAATTCTTTGTCGGAATCCAGATAGATTTCAATCCTTAAGCAAAACACCGATTCGATTCCAAGGCCCAAATGGAAAAATAACTTCCATAGATTTAAATAACCATCTAACACTTGCTCATACAGAAACTGAAAAATTCGATTATATATTGATTGGCTGTAAAAATCAAAATCTCAAAGAATACCTAGAGGAAACCAAATCTTTTCTTTCGCCAAAAGGGAAATGGATCCTCATCCAAAATGGAATTCCCGAATCAAACTTTAAATCCTATCAAAACCAAATCATCGGCGGGGTGGTTGGTTGGAATACCCAAACACTTATCGATGGATTGTATTACCAATCCAATGTGGGTAGCCTTATTTTAGGAGAGATGTCAAATGAAACTCCAAATCCTATTTGGAACCAAATTCTCCCACCACACTTACCAGTGATCTTAACAGACAAACTAATGGGATACAGATGGCATAAACTAGCAATTAACGCCATTATTAATGGCCTTGCTGCTTCCAAAAGACAAAGTTTAGGAGAATTATTCCTGAACTACCAGTCGAGAAAAGAAGCATTGGAAACACTAACAGAAATCAAACAAGTCATTCAAAAATTAGATATAAAAGAAGAAGTTGTTCCCGGATCTTTCCCCATTCAAAAGTTAGGTGGCGGGAACGGAGCTTTACCAACTTGGATTCGTCACCTAATCCTTATCATTCTGGGATTAAAGTATTTTAGAATTCGCACTTCAATGGTTCAAGATTTAGACAATGGTAGAAAAACAGAAATTGACTATATCAATGGAGAAGTGGTAAAAACGGCGAGAGAAATAGGTTTGTCTGTTCCCAAAAACGAATGGATTGTATCCCGGGTCAAAGAACAAAGTAACAAAACAAATTAA